Proteins co-encoded in one Myripristis murdjan chromosome 4, fMyrMur1.1, whole genome shotgun sequence genomic window:
- the henmt1 gene encoding small RNA 2'-O-methyltransferase codes for MDPLFSPPLHKQRHEFVIDFILKNKPRKVVDLGCSECALLKKLKFHHDIELLVGVDIDKTVLKRKMHGLDPLTSDYLVPGFDQLKIELYEGSVTQKDSRLRGFDLATSIELIEHLHLDDVERFSEVVFGYMAPGTVIVSTPNSEFNPLLPGLKGFRHRDHKFEWTRAQFQSWALKVCFQHGYEVQFTGVGWAPPGLQDRVGFCSQIGVFQRRYTRDDVLPRENAQVFSHTLLYSITYPSLHDNNILRRTLVSELLYWSEELKRRWMQGSGEWDEASALYETKGGEDEDCLSEQKTDVEEMEIDGEEMMYPVEFGADGERQQEIYREGRCVCVPLARLWSTCPKVRALSGSICNLRRLLLDEPSVELSWDGSALRLNDQEQIPDEEEDDYNLDDMRCTGIQCSHGALQQEDWEAELL; via the exons GTGGTGGACCTGGGGTGCAGTGAGTGTGCCCTCCTCAAAAAGCTGAAGTTTCATCATGACATTGAACTGCTGGTTGGAGTGGACATCGACAAAACAGTGCTTAAGAGGAAGAT GCATGGGTTAGACCCACTCACAAGTGACTATCTGGTGCCTggttttgatcagctgaagatTGAGCTGTACGAGGGCTCAGTCACCCAAAAAGACTCCCGCCTCCGAGGATTTGATCTGGCGACATCTATAGAGCT CATAGAGCACCTCCATCTTGATGATGTGGAGCGGTTCTCGGAGGTGGTGTTTGGTTATATGGCCCCGGGGACGGTTATCGTCAGCACCCCAAACTCTGAGTTCAACCCCCTTCTCCCGGGACTGAAAGGCTTCAGGCACAGGGACCATAAGTTTGAGTGGACCAGAGCTCAGTTCCAGTCCTG GGCTCTGAAGGTGTGTTTTCAGCATGGTTACGAGGTGCAGTTCACTGGTGTGGGATGGGCGCCGCCGGGCCTGCAGGACAGAGTCGGCTTCTGCTCCCAGATTGGTGTGTTTCAGAGACGCTACACAAGAGATGACGTGTTGCCCAGGGAGAATGCTCAGGTCTTTTCACATACACTG CTATACAGCATAACCTACCCCAGTCTGCATGACAACAACATCTTGCGGAGGACCCTGGTTAGCGAGCTGCTGTACTGGtcagaggagctgaagaggCGATGGATGCAAGGGAGCGGCGAATGGGATGAAGCCTCTGCACTCTATGAGACCAAGGGAGGAGAAGACGAGGACTGTCTCTCAGAGCAGAAGACAGatgtggaggagatggagatag ATGGAGAAGAGATGATGTATCCAGTGGAGTTCGGGGCAGATGGCGAGAGACAGCAGGAGATTTACAGAGAGGGCCG gtgtgtgtgtgttcccctggCCAGGCTGTGGTCCACCTGTCCCAAAGTCAGAGCCCTGAGCGGAAGCATCTGTAACCTCAGACGCCTCCTGCTGGATGAGCCCTCAGTTGAACTGTCCTGGGACGGCTCTGCTCTGCGACTAAATGACCAGGAGCAAA taccagatgaggaggaagatgacTATAACTTGGATGATATGAGATGCACAGGTATCCAGTGCTCCCATGGTGCTTTGCAGCAGGAGGACTGGGAGGCAGAGCTCTTATAA